In the Candidatus Woesearchaeota archaeon genome, CCTTGTTAAATACTTCCGATAGGAACGAGGGATAACTGCGAGTGGTTTTTTGCGAAGCAAAAAAATCCTGAAGAGTAAAATTTCCATTTTTAATAAATTCGACCGTAGGGAGTGTATATGTGCGTAGCACTGGGGAGTTCCGTTCCTTCAAAAGAGCAAATGCGACACATCAAGAACAAGTATCTGGGGGCGAGAAGAATATATCAAAATAAATAAATTAAAAAATAGTGATCCTTAGATCACTATCGCAGTTGTTTTCTCATCTTTTTCTTCATCAAATTCTGTTACCAATGCTTCTGTTGTTAGAATCATTGCAGAGATTGATGCAGAGTTTTGTAGTGCGTTTCGAACAACTTTTGTTGGATCAATAACTCCTGCTTTGAATAAGTCTTCATAGCAGTCTTTTTTCGCATTGTATCCTACTTTTATGTCTTTTTCTTGTTTTAGTCTTGAAAGGACTTCTGCTCCTTCTTTTCCTGCATTTTTAGCAATTTGTCTTATTGGTTCTTCAAGAGCTCTCTTTACAATTGTAACTCCTATCTTTTGGTCGTTTTCAAGTTTTAGTTCTTCAAGACTTTTAGTTGCTCTATAAAGAGTTACTCCTCCTCCCGGAATCACACCTTCTTCAACTGCTGCTTTCGTAGCGTTAAGTGCATCATCAATTCTCATCTTTTTTTCTTTGAGTTCAGTTTCTGTTACAGCACCTACTTTAATGACTGCAACTCCTCCTCCAAGTTTAGCAAGCCTTTTTTTCAGATCTGTTTTTTTGAAATCTGAATCTGCTAGTTTTACTTGAGATTCAATTAATGCTTTTCTAGCTTGAAGATGCTTTTTTTCTCCTTTTCCTTCAACAATGATTGTTTTTTCTTTATCTACTTTTATTTTTCTTGCACTTCCAAGCCAATCAGCAGTGAAGTTTTCAAGTTTCATCCCTTTATCTTCTGAGACGACTTTTGCTCCTGTTAAAATTGCTATATCTTCAAGCATTTCTTTTTGTTCATCTCCAAAGCCAGGAGCTTTAATAGCACATACTTTGATTGCACCTCTAATAAGGTTGAGTATGATTGCTGCTTGAGCATCTCCTTCAATATCTTCTGCAATGATGAATAGAGGTTTTCCTTCTTGAGCAACTTTTTCAAGAACTGGTACGAGTTGTTTCATTGAAGATAGTTTTTTATCTGTGATTAAGATGTATGGTTCTTCTTGTTCACAAATCATTTTTTCATTATCTGTTGCCATGTAAGGTGATATGAATCCTCTATCAAATTGCATGCCTTCAACAACTTCAAGTTCTGTTTTCATGCTTTTGCCATCTTCAACAGTTATGACTCCGTTATTACCTACTTTTTCCATTGCATCAGCAATAAGTTTTCCAATGACTTCATCATTATTTGCAGAGATGGTTGCAACTTGTTGTATTTTTTCTTTATCACTCACATCAACACTTTGTTCTTTTAAGAAGTTAACAACTGTCTCTGTTGCTTTCTCAATTCCTTTTTTTACTTCTATTGGATTTGCTCCTGAAGTAATATTTTTTAATCCTTCATTAACCATGATTTGAGTTAGTAGGGTTGCGGTTGTTGTACCATCACCTGCATTATCTTGCGTTTTTGATGCTACTTCTTTGATGAGTTTTGCACCCATATTTTCAAACTTATCTTTAAGTGCTATTTCTTTTGCAATAGTTACTCCATCATTTGTTACTAAAGGATGTGCAGATTTATCTAGCACAACATTTCTTCCCTTAGGACCAAGAGTGACTTTTACAGTATTTGCTACTTTATCAACCCCTCTAATAAGCGCTTGTCTTGCGTTTTCATCAAACATTATTTGTTTTGCTTCTGCCATTTTTTTCACCTCACTCTATTTTTGCAAGCACGTCTTTGAAATCGATGAAAATGTGCTTTTCTCCATTTATTTCGATATCTTCTGAGCTGTAACCACCGTAAAGAACTTTGTCTCCTTCTTTTAGTGGAAGCTCTTTTCCGTCTTTGTACTGTCCAACTGCTACGACAACTCCTTCTTTTCTTTCTTCTTTAGCAGAGTCAGGTATGTAGATACCGCCAGCAGTCTTTTCTTCTTTTTTGTGCTGTTTGATAAGCACTCGTTCACCCATTGGTTTTATGTTCATTTTTCATACCTCCAATTATTTTTTTAAATGTTTAATTCCCTTTTTGGTGAGATCCACTTTTGTACATCGTTTTCCTCAAGCATTTTGAATTCAAGTTTGTCTAATGACTATTTGTATAGTTTTCCAGCTAGTTTTATGTTGTAGTTGCTTTTTCTTTGTTCACACATATTGACTGCCTCTTTGAAATTGATTGATAGAATTTGAAAAGAAAACATTAGGTTTTGAATTTTGAATCGTTGATTCCAGCAACACTTCAAGTTCCAAGTTTTGCAATACATCTTCTACTGCGTTGTATTCATCAATTCCTTGACCCGTTACAATTACTGTCTTGTTATTTATCTTGACATGAACATCGCATCTGATGATGTTTTTTTTAATTGGCTGTTCTGTGAAATAAATAGAGATTTCATTTATAGAATTAAGATTATTCTGTTCTTCCAAAAATTGTTTAATATTTTGTTTAACCCACATATAATCAATAGAGGGCACTTCTGATTCTATTTGTATATCTTTTTTAGAAATAGGTTCTGTCATTATTTTTTTTAAACTTTGTAATTGCGTTAGTTGAGTCATATAAAATCACCTCCTAATATTATGATTTTGTATGTTTCAAATAAAGCAAAAAAGCAGAAACAGGGTTTCTGCTTTGCTAAAATTTTTTGTGGAGTCTAGAAATTTTTAGTTTTAAATCCCTAAACAACCATTTTAATTTTAATCTCCAGTTTGACAGTTTCATTTTTATCCCTCTATTTAATTTGTAGGAGTTTCTTTTTCTTCTCTTCAATTTTCAATTTTGGAACTGTTATTTTTAGGACTCCGTCTTTGTACTCCGCATTTGCTTTGTCGGGGTCTACACTATTTGGCAGTGCAAAGCTTCTGTAAAATCCTGCAAAGCTTCTTTCGAGTCTATACATGCCTTTTTTCTTATCTTCTTCTTTAAGCTCATTTTTCTTTTCTGCTTTAATTTCAATAGCATCTTCCGTAACGTTTACTTTAATATCTTTTTTATCAACGCCGGGCATGTCTACTTCTGCAATAACTTCTTTATCTGTTTCATATAGATCAGATACTGGTGCTTTATAGTTACTTGATACTAATCCTTTGTTTTTCCCAGACCCATCTTCTAGTAAAAAATTGTTTCCGATTAATGGTTCAGTGTCGAAAAAATTGCTAAATATTGAGTCCATTTGTTCTTGCATTCTTCTCATTTCATCCCAAATTGAATATCTTCTTTGCATTGTGATGCACCTCCATTTTGTTTTGAATTGTTTTGGTTGAGCTTAGCTCAACAAATAGTATAAATTAACTTTTATTTAAATTTTTCTATTTTTAATGCTATAAATCAAGTTATAATTAATTCATTTCATTATTTTAGCGAAACATTTAAATATTATTTATGTAATAAAAATTTTTATGTCTCAACAAATCATACTAAGAAATTTGCAAAGACCAAAAGATATCGATGTAACTGAAGATATTGAATGGCTTGGAAATAGCTTTGGCTTTAGTGCAGGAAGAGATACAGAGAAAGTAACTGCTCAAATTTTAAAGAACGTGCTTCAAGAGGTTGCACTCGAGGGGTCAACTTCAACAGAAAAGATAGCTGAAGACCTTGATCTATCCAGCCAAAGAGTAAATTATCATTTAAGAACTCTGATGGATGCGGGATTTTTATTTAGGGAAAAAAGACTTATTTTTGTAAGACAAGGAAGTGTAAAGTCAGCTGTTGAAGAAATGAGACGTGATGCAAACAGAATCTTTGACAATCTTTCAAAAATAGGAGAAGAAATAGATGAAGCACTTGGCTTTAGAAACCGACAAAGCTAACTATTTCCAAAAATGATGCTAATAAGACTTTAGCATTTTCTCTTATGTCAAAGGAGGTGTATGGGCTTGAATAAGGAAATACAGGAGTTAAATGAAAAGGCAAAAAAATACTCGGAAAAATTACAAAAGGTCCATTCTGAAATAAGTAAAGTAATTGTTGGACAAGATAAAATCATAGAGAAATTACTTATTGCATTAATTTCTAACGGTCATGTTCTTATTGAGGGAGTGCCTGGTCTTGCTAAGACTTTAATGATTAAAACTTTATCTGAATGTCTTGATAGCGATTTTGCAAGATTACAATTTACACCAGATCTTCTTCCAGCAGATATAACTGGAACAAAAATTTATGATCACAAAAACGGAACATTCAAAACAGTACAAGGACCAATATTTACAAACTTCATTTTAGCTGATGAAATTAATAGAGCCCCGCCAAAAGTTCAATCAGCACTTCTTGAAGCAATGCAAGAAAAACAAGTAAGTATTCAAGGAGAAACAATAATTCTGCCAAAACCGTTTATGGTGTTAGCAACTCAAAACCCTATAGAAAGTGAGGGAACATACAAATTACCAGAGGCACAAATAGATCGTTTTATGTTTAAACTATTAATTGATTATCCCGATATTAATGGTGAAGAAGAAATAATTGAACGATTTACAGAAGGTATTAAAATAAGCATTTCTAAAAATTTAACTGCTAAACAAATACTCGAAATGCAAGAATTCAATCAAAAAATATATGCAGATAAAAAAATTAAACGATACGTAGCAGAACTTGTAGATGCAACAAGACATCCAGAAAAATACGGACTTGACTTAAACGGAAGTATAGAGTATGGCGCTTCGCCAAGAGCCTCGCTTTGGCTCATATTAGCTGCTAAAGCTCATGCAATTTTGAAAGGAAGAGGGTATGTAAAGCCTGAAGATGTAAAATCAATTGCGTATGATGTTTTAAGACACAGAGTTCTTTTAACATATGAAGCTGAAGCAGAAGAAAATACGAGTGATGAAATAATAACGCACATACTTGATAAAGTAAAAGTTCCATAACAAGTGAGGTTTGTTTAGAATGCTTCAGACAAAAGAGGTAATTGCACAAGTAAAAAAAATAGAGATTGCAACCAAACATTTAGTTGATGGTTTAATGGCTGGCAATTACCACTCCATCTTTAAAGGACAAGGAATAGAATTTTCTGAAATAAGAGATTATCGACCAGGAGATGATATAAGAGCAATTGACTGGAAAGTAACTGCAAGATTTAATCATCCATTTATTAAAGAATTTATTGAAGAAAGGGATTTAAGAGTTTTTTTTGCATTTGATTTTTCTGCTTCTGGAAACTTTGGGAACATTGTAGAAAAGAGAAGAAAAGCAATAGAAATGACTGCCACACTCATGTTTTCAGCATTAAGAAACAATGACAATGTCGGTTTGTTCGTATTTACTGATGGTGTTGAAAAATATATTCCTGCAAGAAAAGGCAGAAGACACGTTCTAAAACTTATCAGTAGTTTAGTAACTCATGAACCTCAATCAAAAGCGACTAATATTAAAAAATCTTTATCTTACATTACTAATGTAATAAAGAAAAGAAGCATCTTATTTATCATATCCGATTTTTATTCTGAAGATTTTGCAGGAGCCTTAACTGCTCTAAGAAATAGGCATGATGTTATTGCAATAAAAGTAGGAGATAATAGAGAATCTGAGCTTCCCGATATTGGACTTATTCAATTGGAAGATGAAGAAACAGGAGAGCAAATTCTTTTGGATACTTCAGATAAAGAATTTAGAGAAAATTATACTAAAGTTATGAAAACACAAAACAATAAACTTGAAGTTCTTTTCAAAAAACATAAAATAGATACAGTAGAAGTAACAACTGATGAAGCTTATGAAATACCTTTACGTAAATTCTTTAGAACAAGACAAAAAAAGGTGATATCATAATGGCAGGATTTGAATCACCTTGGGTATTAGTATTTTTGTTTTTTATTCCCTTGTTGTTTTATGTTTATAAGAGAATTATTGATAAAAAGAAAAAAGATGCTATAAAATTTAGTAATATTGGGTTTATTAAATCTGCCCTTGGAGATAAAAAGAAATCAAAAAGAAATGATGTATTATTTTATATCGCACTTTTGGTTTTAGTGTTTATGATTATTGGCTTTGCCAATCCTCACATCCCCTTAAAACAAGCAAGAGAAGGGGTCAATGTAGTTTTAGTTCTTGATGTGTCTGGAAGTATGCAGGCAACAGATTATAAACCAAATAGACTTGAAGCTATGAAAAGTTCTGCAGAACTACTCATAAAAGACCTTGAAGAAAAAGATCATATAGGAATCATCACATTTGAATCAGGTGCAACGACTGCTGCTTATTTAAGTCCATATAAAGAAAAAGCAATTCAAAAACTTAGAAGTATAAGTCTGCGAGAAGGAAGAACTGCGATAGGGGATGGACTTGCAATGGGGGTTGACATGGCAACTTCAATACCAAACAAGAAAAAAGTAATTATTTTATTAAGCGATGGAGTTAATAATGCAGGAGTAATAAGTCCAGAAGAAGCAATTTTATTTGCACGAAATAATAATATTCAAGTTCATACTATAGGTATGGGTTCAGCTGGAGAAGTAATTCTTGGTTATGATTGGTTTGGAAGACCACAATATGCAGAATTTGATGCCGCGACATTAAAAAAGATTGCTGAAGAAACCGGAGGCAAATATTTTGAATCAGTTGATGAAAAAACACTAAATAATATTTATGATAATTTAAATGATGAAATAAAAAGAGAAAAAGAAGAAACTAACATAAAAGATTGGTTCTTTATTGCATCAATGATAACTTTTTTGACATATTTATATTTACGATATGGGGGAAAGAGGATAATACAATGAAATTTTTTCAACATTTCAAGCATACATCAAAGATGTATACAATGAATCGAAAAATCGTGTTTATTATCGTACTTTTTATGCTAGCAACTCCTTTGGTGTCTGCTAAAGATATAACTATTTCATTAGATCAATCAGAATACTATTTTACAATCGGTGAAGATGCAATAATTAATTTGCAATCAGAGAACACTTACAAAGAACAAATAAATGGCATGTTAAGTTATACAATAACCCAATCGATAAATCAAGGTAATTTTCAATACTCCAGCTCAAACACGAAATCAACCTCTTTTTCAGTTGATAAAGGAGAAACACAAATACCCATTAGTTTTGGAACTTCAGATACTCCAATGACTTTAGCTATTACATTACAGTTTTCATATACTAAAGATGAATTAAGAATTGTAAATTTAGACAATATCAAAATACACTTTGTAAGTGATGAATCACAAAAAAATAATCAACAAAACCAAGTAAGTAGTTCTTCTCAAGTTGCATCTGAATCTACTCAACAACAAAATGATCCTTTTGCACAACAAGAACAAAGAATGCAACAAATGATTGATCAAATGTTTGGCAACCAGCAACAGCAACAACCACAAAGTGCACAGCAAAAACTGCAAAACAATCAATTATCACAGGATAGTTCTGCTCTCAAACAACAGATGGAAAAACAGATTCAAGAACAACAACAAATGAAAGAGGAATTTCAAAAATCATTAGCACAAAACCAGGAATTTCAAAAAGAACACCAAGAATTATTAAATCAAGGATATAATCTAACTAATGCTAATTTTAATCCTTCCTCCAATAACACAGGCAATTTTGAGTTAGAATATCAAAAACCTAATGGAGAAGAAGCAACTCTGCAAGGTCAAATGAATAATGGAGAGATACAAAACATCCAAAAATATACGGCGGAATTAAGACAACAAATGATGGATAAACTTCAAGAAAATAAGCAATTCCAAGAATATCAAAAACAGCTTCAAGAACAAGGTTATTTACAGCAAGATATGCATTTTACACAAGAACAAAACAAAACAAACGTACAACTAAACTATATGAATCAAAATAATGAGACAGCAAGCATAACAGCAGAGATAGTGAATAATACAGTTCAAAATGTAGAATTACAAAATGGAGAAAAAGAAAAGAAAAATTATTGGTGGGTTCTACCAGTTATTATTCTCCTTGCATTAGTAGGATATTTTGCATACAAAAAACTTCATCAAAAACCCGAACCAGAGTCTGTTATTAAAAAGAAAATCGAAAAGCCATATGACTACAAGAAAGAAAGTTTAAAGTTACTTGAAAAATCTAAAAAAGAATTTGCTTTTAAAAAATATAAAGACGCTTACGGAACGGCAGGGCAAGCATTAAGACTATATTTAAGCTATGAAAACAAGCTCAACAAAGAAATAACTAATGATGAACTAATAGATTATTTAAAACAAAATAAAAAGAGCCATAAAGAAATTAAAGAATGTTTTGATCTGTGTTCATTAGTGGAATTTGCAAAATATGAAGCTAATAAGAAAGATTTTGAGAGAATTATAGATATCGCAACTAATATTATTGCATAATGTTCTTATTTCATTATAAAATATACCTTTTCGAGCAACGAAGTTACAAGTGAATATGTCTGAAAGACCTAAGGAACCCTCTATTTTTTGTTTCTTTTTTTCTAAAAAAGAAAAGAGGAATTCAAATTTTATTGAACTTAACATCGGGGTTTAGAGAAGTTTTGCCGTAGGCAAAATTTGGGTGTAGTGAGGTGCAACCGAACGAAACCTCTAAATCCTTGTTAAATACTTCCGATAGGAACGAGGGATAACTGCAAGTGGTTTTTTGCGAAGCAAAAAAATCCCGAAGAGTTATTTTCAAAGGCGTCCAATCTAAAGGAAGAAGTGATACTTAAAGGACAAGCATCTAGGACGATTTTATTTTTATCAAGCACGAAAGTGCCTTCTAATGAATACATCAAGGCGAAAACTATTTTTCATATATTTGTTTAAGATTAGTTAATGTTAAAGGTTTATTTCCTAAACTTAATTGCTCCGCGTTTTGAGAGAAACTTTGTATGTATGATAAGCATAATTTTTTCATTCTATTATTATTTTGATAACTTGATAAATATTCTTTTTGAAGATTAGATTTTCGTTTATTATATTCGATTATCTTTTGTGAAATTGGTTTTTCTAAAATAGTTTTTTTGTATTGGTTGAAAGTATTTTCATCTCCAAAGATTAATTTTCCAGAAAACATCGCATCAGTAAGAGCAATATCTAAATTATCTCTTCGATTTTGAAAATCTTCTCTGTTTAATTCCGCAATATCGAGCCATCCATTAAAATATTGATTTGAAGAATTACTTGAAACGATACATAAATCAATATCACTTTCAGGTTTTTGAGAACCATAAAGAACAACAAAATCAACATTACCAAAATTAGAACCATATAATTTTTTAACAACATCTAAAACTTTATTTTCATCGTAATGTTTAGGAAAACCCATCTGAGAAATTAAACCAAATCTTGAAAGCCGACTTTCAGCATCTTCGAAGAATTCAAAAAGTTGTGCATAATCCCCTCTTAAACCATTCTTTTTAGAAATCCATACTTTAGAATTTTCAGTTTCTTGGCAAAGTAAAGCTTCAAGCCAAACAGCAAAACCCTCATAATTGTGAATATTATGTTTAGCAATACCAAACATTTGTTCTTGCGAGTTAATTTTATCAAACATAAAACTTTTTTCATCACCATTATTCTGAATTAGTTCAGTAAGTTTTTTTCCAATCTGGGAGTGTTCAACAAATAAACCATGACCATACAATTCATGAAAAATATTACTAGTCAAAAAAGAACTATCAGTTCTAACATAAGCAGAAAATGAAGCAGGAACATAAATCCCAGAACTATTCATATCAAAATTATTAGTTTGACAAAACTCTTGCCAATTTTCAAAAGAATAAGGTTTAAGTTTCGATTTTTTAATATCAAAACCAAACTCAGAAGTAACAAAAGAAGAAGCACCAGTTAATAATAAATCAAGAGAGGTCATTTTTGA is a window encoding:
- a CDS encoding VWA domain-containing protein; amino-acid sequence: MAGFESPWVLVFLFFIPLLFYVYKRIIDKKKKDAIKFSNIGFIKSALGDKKKSKRNDVLFYIALLVLVFMIIGFANPHIPLKQAREGVNVVLVLDVSGSMQATDYKPNRLEAMKSSAELLIKDLEEKDHIGIITFESGATTAAYLSPYKEKAIQKLRSISLREGRTAIGDGLAMGVDMATSIPNKKKVIILLSDGVNNAGVISPEEAILFARNNNIQVHTIGMGSAGEVILGYDWFGRPQYAEFDAATLKKIAEETGGKYFESVDEKTLNNIYDNLNDEIKREKEETNIKDWFFIASMITFLTYLYLRYGGKRIIQ
- a CDS encoding nucleotidyltransferase domain-containing protein; the encoded protein is MNLLRNRSKMTSLDLLLTGASSFVTSEFGFDIKKSKLKPYSFENWQEFCQTNNFDMNSSGIYVPASFSAYVRTDSSFLTSNIFHELYGHGLFVEHSQIGKKLTELIQNNGDEKSFMFDKINSQEQMFGIAKHNIHNYEGFAVWLEALLCQETENSKVWISKKNGLRGDYAQLFEFFEDAESRLSRFGLISQMGFPKHYDENKVLDVVKKLYGSNFGNVDFVVLYGSQKPESDIDLCIVSSNSSNQYFNGWLDIAELNREDFQNRRDNLDIALTDAMFSGKLIFGDENTFNQYKKTILEKPISQKIIEYNKRKSNLQKEYLSSYQNNNRMKKLCLSYIQSFSQNAEQLSLGNKPLTLTNLKQIYEK
- a CDS encoding DUF4175 domain-containing protein, which codes for MNRKIVFIIVLFMLATPLVSAKDITISLDQSEYYFTIGEDAIINLQSENTYKEQINGMLSYTITQSINQGNFQYSSSNTKSTSFSVDKGETQIPISFGTSDTPMTLAITLQFSYTKDELRIVNLDNIKIHFVSDESQKNNQQNQVSSSSQVASESTQQQNDPFAQQEQRMQQMIDQMFGNQQQQQPQSAQQKLQNNQLSQDSSALKQQMEKQIQEQQQMKEEFQKSLAQNQEFQKEHQELLNQGYNLTNANFNPSSNNTGNFELEYQKPNGEEATLQGQMNNGEIQNIQKYTAELRQQMMDKLQENKQFQEYQKQLQEQGYLQQDMHFTQEQNKTNVQLNYMNQNNETASITAEIVNNTVQNVELQNGEKEKKNYWWVLPVIILLALVGYFAYKKLHQKPEPESVIKKKIEKPYDYKKESLKLLEKSKKEFAFKKYKDAYGTAGQALRLYLSYENKLNKEITNDELIDYLKQNKKSHKEIKECFDLCSLVEFAKYEANKKDFERIIDIATNIIA
- a CDS encoding winged helix-turn-helix transcriptional regulator, producing the protein MSQQIILRNLQRPKDIDVTEDIEWLGNSFGFSAGRDTEKVTAQILKNVLQEVALEGSTSTEKIAEDLDLSSQRVNYHLRTLMDAGFLFREKRLIFVRQGSVKSAVEEMRRDANRIFDNLSKIGEEIDEALGFRNRQS
- a CDS encoding DUF58 domain-containing protein — encoded protein: MLQTKEVIAQVKKIEIATKHLVDGLMAGNYHSIFKGQGIEFSEIRDYRPGDDIRAIDWKVTARFNHPFIKEFIEERDLRVFFAFDFSASGNFGNIVEKRRKAIEMTATLMFSALRNNDNVGLFVFTDGVEKYIPARKGRRHVLKLISSLVTHEPQSKATNIKKSLSYITNVIKKRSILFIISDFYSEDFAGALTALRNRHDVIAIKVGDNRESELPDIGLIQLEDEETGEQILLDTSDKEFRENYTKVMKTQNNKLEVLFKKHKIDTVEVTTDEAYEIPLRKFFRTRQKKVIS
- a CDS encoding MoxR family ATPase gives rise to the protein MNKEIQELNEKAKKYSEKLQKVHSEISKVIVGQDKIIEKLLIALISNGHVLIEGVPGLAKTLMIKTLSECLDSDFARLQFTPDLLPADITGTKIYDHKNGTFKTVQGPIFTNFILADEINRAPPKVQSALLEAMQEKQVSIQGETIILPKPFMVLATQNPIESEGTYKLPEAQIDRFMFKLLIDYPDINGEEEIIERFTEGIKISISKNLTAKQILEMQEFNQKIYADKKIKRYVAELVDATRHPEKYGLDLNGSIEYGASPRASLWLILAAKAHAILKGRGYVKPEDVKSIAYDVLRHRVLLTYEAEAEENTSDEIITHILDKVKVP
- the groL gene encoding chaperonin GroEL (60 kDa chaperone family; promotes refolding of misfolded polypeptides especially under stressful conditions; forms two stacked rings of heptamers to form a barrel-shaped 14mer; ends can be capped by GroES; misfolded proteins enter the barrel where they are refolded when GroES binds) → MAEAKQIMFDENARQALIRGVDKVANTVKVTLGPKGRNVVLDKSAHPLVTNDGVTIAKEIALKDKFENMGAKLIKEVASKTQDNAGDGTTTATLLTQIMVNEGLKNITSGANPIEVKKGIEKATETVVNFLKEQSVDVSDKEKIQQVATISANNDEVIGKLIADAMEKVGNNGVITVEDGKSMKTELEVVEGMQFDRGFISPYMATDNEKMICEQEEPYILITDKKLSSMKQLVPVLEKVAQEGKPLFIIAEDIEGDAQAAIILNLIRGAIKVCAIKAPGFGDEQKEMLEDIAILTGAKVVSEDKGMKLENFTADWLGSARKIKVDKEKTIIVEGKGEKKHLQARKALIESQVKLADSDFKKTDLKKRLAKLGGGVAVIKVGAVTETELKEKKMRIDDALNATKAAVEEGVIPGGGVTLYRATKSLEELKLENDQKIGVTIVKRALEEPIRQIAKNAGKEGAEVLSRLKQEKDIKVGYNAKKDCYEDLFKAGVIDPTKVVRNALQNSASISAMILTTEALVTEFDEEKDEKTTAIVI
- a CDS encoding Hsp20/alpha crystallin family protein, whose protein sequence is MQRRYSIWDEMRRMQEQMDSIFSNFFDTEPLIGNNFLLEDGSGKNKGLVSSNYKAPVSDLYETDKEVIAEVDMPGVDKKDIKVNVTEDAIEIKAEKKNELKEEDKKKGMYRLERSFAGFYRSFALPNSVDPDKANAEYKDGVLKITVPKLKIEEKKKKLLQIK
- the groES gene encoding co-chaperone GroES, with amino-acid sequence MNIKPMGERVLIKQHKKEEKTAGGIYIPDSAKEERKEGVVVAVGQYKDGKELPLKEGDKVLYGGYSSEDIEINGEKHIFIDFKDVLAKIE